A genomic segment from Nicotiana tabacum cultivar K326 chromosome 7, ASM71507v2, whole genome shotgun sequence encodes:
- the LOC107798682 gene encoding NAD(P)H:quinone oxidoreductase — translation MQAVVVMASQPVIKVAGLCGSLRKGSYNRGLLLAAMEICKDSIKGMEIEYVDISPLPFLNTDLEVNGTYPAVVEAFRKKIEEADCYLFASPEYNYSVTGPLKNAIDWASRPPNVWADKAAAIVSAGGGFGGGRAQYHLRQIGVYLDLHFINKPEFFLNAFQPPSKFDSDGVLTDEETKQKLRAVLLSLQAFTLRLKGKCE, via the exons ATGCAAGCAGTAGTGGTGATGGCATCTCAACCAGTAATCAAAGTCGCTGGGCTCTGCGGTTCCCTCCGTAAAGGTTCCTATAATCGTGGTCTCCTCCTTGCCG CGATGGAGATATGCAAGGATTCAATAAAGGGAATGGAGATTGAGTACGTCGACATATCGCCGCTGCCGTTTCTGAACACTGATCTGGAGGTCAACGGAACTTATCCTGCCGTTGTCGAGGCTTTtcgtaagaaaattgaagaagcaGATTGTTACCTTTTTGCTTCTCCCGAGTACAATTACTCCGTCACTG GACCCTTGAAAAATGCAATTGATTGGGCATCTCGACCTCCAAATGTTTGGGCTGATAAAGCAGCAGCAATCGTGAGTGCTGGAGGTGGCTTTGGTGGAGGACGAGCACAATATCACCTTCGACAGATAGGAGTCTACCTTGATCTTCATTTCATTAACAAACCTGAATTTTTCCTGAACGCGTTCCAGCCACCATCTAAGTTTGACAGTGATGGTGTGCTGACAGATGAAGAAACCAAGCAGAAACTTAGAGCAGTTCTGTTATCTTTACAGGCATTTACCTTGAGACTCAAAGGCAAGTGTGAATAG